A region of Leishmania mexicana MHOM/GT/2001/U1103 complete genome, chromosome 8 DNA encodes the following proteins:
- a CDS encoding putative lipase domain protein, translated as MPSVGLSSGDAAADLESTQYPFGGEHNASSSSHGSAEGSSDGRRLVREPAHQQQQQQQPAPRPSAAISKSELVQTARERVSASAKARGSLPSWRAHQPEEKSGKTRKQKAEREDRQETTLQQSSAHRHRVIPTAPHRQIFLVGDYYCGAGVLGAQGHENFLAAYSSGGCGGNARSVDGGMTHAGAPSTVLSNRDGTSISAPKGVSFHGSPPVPYGVQRFSNSLAIHKMQTGSPSHSPMAPSSINPAAFANSHSSHRQRRDPEKLRVMQRFYEPVELQVESISAFAMRLTLVLWHACLIAALVVEVLPKVQWSMVNICGAGYGVDLQYMDKWTSPCVTSPPTVAANGTLMTPATVSLRWGGSNLTYQHSSMVRYRRVAFSLPPPTDQASVVQVYNVVAENRISGSGFEWVSEHPLSIRCDRTKTRCDVARVPELLLGSTPTFAGEFSVTLTLVPESLAARAASGSVGIAYQRSAYTVATIVWRYTLTVFSVVHTLRFVAYCKYTSTLYEQTWTLILQVALLWYIDPLFALNITSWPLSSILAFMEYRIPTYFMAVSIAYMLSVMTASMMWARPREVKPSDGILAKLRAFLARSRNVCDPPMWTKILISVYMFSIFVLDIVDAGLNKYMWQLTSNSEVRSKRLYWSVIILQIAGGLVCLLLLFYLRSYLGKKPYLESRPQQLACRVFLMVFLSAIVYCVIHCLVFFLLYNRGYPALASQQPLLQLPMLMVASFFVNIMTLVYTSQSRDENVPVNPRDPRWKHMVWPDTWYRWLARHGGSQYIFVTEQEETRFYRLQFQFRWRQYMAKQKRLQNADGAVERFGPTSAGPVAVAMPWERTHNTAPSNLLSPVPEVHGDDCRATSSPQPNRQGNATDTDDGVGDGGSQHHEESPVVRDNGRGIIGSVRRDGRSGAPATRGASHPVMESSPWHRFDSDSGAGAATTTLDRRSSGFWRGHDDLDTNGLMLVSVAARHIINMDRFSTYFLADGDGTAGGGEGVAESYAGVRRDRSLAGDTYAIEGPARWRSRMRQNSSVARGLDGRDDSATFCRFSQRRGAFSANTLAHTYSGFDRNGGRASPSLAPLMLADWSQYHARSLSLGNPPTTSWGDADAESARRSGKTALGHGTPPLVARPRYQSLSAGAGVTGDTETPMAAFSRALQAATGTSTETYVFPHTEIDEEGSENDKRRLSESEVALNTKNDTFVRQHDPLACARLPMQAPTADASHANDGGNLREATLVEKDDRPIVSCISPVLAADASCIAPAGDGVEANARQLSVHGGTGSHLPISHSGDGDALSDLSLRTSGDNDDVSSSDRAYGGTRSLMRTLVLARERLGALIGTAERHLLERPVRGLNRLETHIFDAAYRPFQAIQYLPFFNLETSIDCFNISWEAYGVEESTDGQAIETGIKMTPQSVPLTVVKAIKNRLCGCCPAEEDTGDDDAEEDREKEAEKTDARAREVAGQIGGATEGTAAVASAIGDASTGQEAHLSTTSRARGSDTVIVHIRSEDDNGGAAASPPACTPALAGKRPSSRSALAPPETESGAPAPTAAGTAVFDPAVLPINVGKYGFVRLLVAEAREVQVLMVKMDTSADEHKGKAPRIIIGFRGTANMSNAKYDMNIHRVVWREMDKTADREEASAAGEEVPELASTFDDGSATAAQHLGCASCIHSCMRKTSWRPTCHAGFLTIWKTLKPTVMSRLRDVLCDDRGTVYRIFTTGHSLGGALASLCAYSITYMLRRMDYPIADVTVYTYGQPRLGNHAFQRIYNKAVPRTFRVVNESDVVVNMFMFGGYHVGIEVDVDRNGNFIVKPTAIEKLFPPTKGRGLMVVNHLMTSYAISLNAIASRTSCPARGLDFYLTANPEKVKAGSVKMEAIHTAQS; from the coding sequence ATGCCCTCCGTAGGTCTGAGCAGTGGCGATGCTGCGGCAGATTTAGAATCGACGCAGTACCCCTTCGGAGGGGAACACAatgcctcctcctcctctcacggCAGCGCTGAGGGCAGTAGCGATGGCAGGCGATTAGTTCGCGAGCCGGCacatcagcagcaacagcagcagcaacccgCACCGAGGCCCTCCGCGGCGATCTCAAAGAGCGAATTAGTGCAGACGGCGCGGGAGAGGGTGAGCGCGTCCGCCAAGGCGCGCGGCAGCCTCCCATCTTGGAGGGCGCACCAGCCCGAGGAAAAGTCTGGCAAGACCCGGAAACAGAAGGCGGAAAGGGAGGATAGGCAGGagacgacgctgcagcagtcaTCGGCGCATCGCCATCGCGTCATCCCgaccgcaccgcaccggcagATTTTCCTCGTTGGCGACTACTACtgcggcgcaggtgtgcTTGGCGCGCAGGGCCACGAGAACTTCCTCGCTGCGTACTCGagcggtggctgcggtggcaATGCCCGCAGTGTTGATGGAGGGATGACGCATGCGGGCGCTCCATCCACGGTGCTGTCCAACCGTGACGGCACCAGTATATCTGCCCCGAAAGGCGTGTCGTTTCACGGTTCCCCTCCTGTCCCATACGGCGTCCAGCGCTTCAGCAACTCCTTGGCGATCCACAAGATGCAGACTGGCTCGCCATCGCACAGTCCAATGGCCCCGTCGTCGATTAACCCCGCTGCTTTCGCAAACTCCCATAGCAGCCATCGCCAGCGCAGGGACCCCGAGAAGCTGCGTGTGATGCAGCGCTTCTACGAGccggtggagctgcaggtGGAGTCCATCTCCGCCTTCGCGATGCGGCTCACCCTTGTGCTGTGGCACGCGTGCCTTATCGCCGCTCTCGTCGTCGAAGTTCTTCCGAAGGTGCAGTGGTCGATGGTGAACATCTGTGGCGCAGGGTACGGCGTAGATCTGCAGTACATGGATAAGTGGACGAGCCCCTGCGTGACCTCTCCGCCGACTGTAGCGGCTAACGGCACCCTCATGACACCAGCGACGGTGTCGCTTAGGTGGGGCGGCTCGAACTTGACCTATCAGCATAGCAGTATGGTGCGCTACCGGCGTGTGGCTTTCAGTCTACCTCCGCCAACTGATCAGGCAAGTGTAGTGCAGGTGTACAACGTTGTCGCCGAGAATCGCATATCGGGCAGCGGATTCGAGTGGGTCTCGGAGCACCCCTTGTCGATTCGCTGCGACAGGACGAAGACTCGGTGCGATGTAGCGCGTGTGCCGGAGCTCTTGCTTGGGAGCACGCCCACGTTTGCGGGTGAGTTCAGCGTTACCCTCACCTTGGTGCCGGAATCGCTGGCGGCCAGGGCGGCCAGTGGCTCCGTCGGCATTGCCTACCAACGCTCTGCCTACACGGTTGCCACGATTGTGTGGCGCTACACGCTGACGGTCTTTTCCGTGGTTCACACCCTACGCTTTGTCGCGTACTGCAAGTACACGAGCACCCTGTACGAGCAGACCTGGACGCTGATCCTtcaggtggcgctgctgtggtaCATAGACCCGCTGTTCGCGCTGAACATCACAAGCTGGCCCTTGTCCTCCATACTAGCCTTCATGGAGTACCGCATCCCCACCTACTTCATGGCGGTGTCCATTGCGTACATGCTCTCCGTCATGACCGCCTCGATGATGTGGGCCCGCCCCCGCGAAGTGAAGCCGAGCGACGGCATCCTTGCCAAGCTCAGGGCCTTCCTCGCGCGAAGCCGAAACGTGTGCGACCCACCCATGTGGACCAAGATTCTCATCTCTGTCTACATGTTCAGCATCTTTGTGCTCGACATTGTGGACGCGGGCTTGAACAAGTACATGTGGCAGCTCACCTCCAACAGCGAAGTGCGGTCCAAGCGCCTCTACTGGTCCGTCATCATCCTTCAGATTGCTGGCGGTCTCGtctgcctgctgctcctcttctACCTACGCAGCTACCTCGGGAAAAAGCCGTACTTGGAAAGCCGTCCGCAGCAGCTTGCCTGTCGCGTGTTCTTGATGGTCTTCCTGTCCGCCATCGTGTACTGCGTGATTCACTgtctcgttttctttttgctcTACAACCGCGGCTACCCGGCGCTGGCCTCGCAACAGCCGTTGCTGCAGCTTCCGATGCTGATGGTCGCGAGCTTCTTTGTGAACATCATGACGCTCGTCTACACCTCGCAGAGCCGCGACGAGAACGTACCCGTGAACCCGAGGGACCCCCGTTGGAAACACATGGTGTGGCCTGACACGTGGTACCGCTGGTTGGCGCGACACGGTGGCAGTCAGTACATCTTTGTGacagagcaggaggagacACGGTTTTACCGTCTTCAGTTTCAGTTTCGATGGCGGCAGTACATGGCGAAGCAGAAACGGCTTCAGAACGCTGACGGAGCGGTGGAGAGGTTCGGACCCACCTCGGCCGGccctgtcgccgtcgccatgcCGTgggagcgcacgcacaacacaGCACCGTCCAATCTGTTGTCCCCGGTGCCTGAAGTGCACGGTGATGATTGCCGTGCGACAAGCTCGCCGCAGCCGAACCGCCAGGGGAACGCGACAGACACGGACGACGGCgtcggtgacggcggcagtCAGCACCATGAGGAGTCACCGGTTGTGCGGGATAACGGCCGTGGCATCATCGGCTCCGTGCGCCGAGATGGCCGTTCGGGTGCGCCGGCTACACGAGGAGCAAGCCACCCGGTCATGGAGTCGAGTCCATGGCACCGCTTCGACAGTGACagtggcgctggtgctgcgacTACCACACTCGACAGGCGGAGCAGTGGTTTTTGGCGCGGCCATGATGATCTCGACACGAATGGCTTGATGCTGGTGAGCGTGGCGGCACGCCACATCATCAACATGGATCGCTTCAGCACCTACTTTCTAgcggacggcgacggcaccgctggcggtggcgaaggtGTTGCGGAGTCGTACGCGGGCGTGAGGCGCGATAGGTCATTAGCCGGGGACACGTATGCTATTGAAGGTCCCGCGCGATGGCGGTCACGGATGCGGCAGAACTCATCTGTCGCGCGAGGTCTTGACGGCAGAGACGACAGTGCTACGTTTTGCAGGTTCTCGCAGCGCCGGGGAGCATTCTCGGCGAATACCTTGGCGCACACGTACAGTGGTTTTGACCGCAACGGCGGCCGTGCTTCTCCGTCACTGGCGCCGTTGATGCTCGCTGACTGGAGCCAGTACCACGCACGCTCACTCTCGCTTGGGAACCCTCCCACTACCTCGTGGGGGGATGCAGACGCGGAGTCCgccaggcgcagcggcaagacTGCCTTAGGGCATGGCACGCCTCCACTGGTGGCGCGGCCCCGCTACCAATCTCTCTCCGCTGGTGCAGGCGTGACAGGGGACACTGAGACACCCATGGCAGCGTTCTCGAGAGCGTTGCAGGCGGCAACGGGGACGTCAACGGAGACTTATGTGTTTCCGCACACCGAAATTGATGAGGAAGGGTCCGAAAATGACAAGCGGCGACTAAGCGAAAGCGAAGTCGCCTTAAACACCAAGAATGACACCTTTGTGCGCCAGCACGATCCTCTGGCGTGCGCGAGGCTTCCGATGCAGGCGCCGACTGCAGACGCATCCCATGCCAACGATGGAGGCAATCTCAGAGAAGCGACGCTCGTGGAGAAGGACGACCGTCCCATTGTGTCGTGCATTTCACCAGTGTTGGCCGCAGACGCGTCTTGCATTGCACCAGCGGGCGACGGTGTTGAGGCCAACGCGCGACAGCTCTCTGTGCATGGCGGCACAGGTAGTCATCTGCCCATATCGCACTCcggagacggcgacgcgctATCCGACCTCTCTTTGCGCACCTCAGGCGACAACGATGatgtcagcagcagcgaccgcGCGTACGGTGGCACTCGCTCTTTGATGCGCACCCTGGTTTTGGCGCGGGAGCGCCTGGGAGCGCTGATTgggacggcggagcggcacCTACTGGAGCGGCCGGTTCGCGGATTGAACCGGCTCGAAACGCACATCTTCGACGCAGCGTATCGGCCGTTTCAGGCAATCCAGTACCTGCCGTTTTTCAACCTGGAGACCTCCATCGACTGCTTCAACATCTCCTGGGAGGCCTacggggtggaggagagcacCGACGGCCAGGCGATCGAGACGGGTATCAAGATGACGCCGCAGAGCGTTCCTCTTACTGTGGTGAAGGCTATCAAGAATCGGCTCTGCGGTTGCTGCCCAGCGGAGGAAGACAcgggcgacgacgacgccgaagAGGACCGCGAaaaagaggcggagaagacggacgcgcgcgcgcgggaaGTCGCTGGCCAAATTGGCGGCGCTACCGAGGGGACTGCAGCAGTCGCGTCCGCCATCGGCGACGCTAGCACGGGGCAGGAGGCGCATCTGTCCACTacgtcgcgcgcgcgtggctCGGATACGGTCATTGTGCATATACGCAGCGAAGATGACAacggcggtgcagccgcgTCACCGCCAGCCTGCACGCCTGCACTCGCCGGTAAGCGTCCGTCCAGCCGTTCCGCCTTGGCACCCCCTGAGACTGAATCGggggcgccggcgccgacggcaGCCGGAACCGCCGTTTTCGACCCTGCGGTGCTGCCCATCAACGTCGGAAAGTACGGCTTTGTGCGGCTactggtggcggaggcgagggaggtgCAAGTGCTCATGGTGAAGATGGATACGAGCGCTGACGAACACAAGGGCAAGGCGCCGCGCATCATCATCGGCTTCCGCGGGACAGCGAACATGAGCAACGCCAAGTACGACATGAACATCCACCGGGTCGTGTGGCGGGAGATGGATAAGACGGCCGACAGGGAGGAAGCGAGCGCGGCGGGCGAAGAGGTGCCCGAGTTGGCGAGCACCTttgacgacggcagcgccacagctgcgcagcatctCGGCTGTGCGTCGTGCATCCATTCTTGCATGCGCAAGACATCGTGGCGGCCCACCTGTCACGCCGGGTTTCTTACCATCTGGAAGACGCTGAAGCCGACAGTGAtgtcgcggctgcgcgacGTCCTGTGTGACGACCGCGGCACCGTCTACCGCATCTTCACAACCGGCCACAGCCTCGGCGGCGCCCTCGCGTCCCTCTGCGCGTATAGTATTACCTACATGCTGAGACGCATGGACTACCCCATCGCCGACGTGACCGTCTACACCTACGGCCAGCCACGCCTGGGCAATCACGCGTTCCAGCGCATCTACAACAAGGCCGTTCCGCGCACATTCCGCGTTGTGAATGAGAGCGACGTTGTCGTGAACATGTTCATGTTTGGCGGCTACCACGTTGGCATTGAGGTGGACGTGGACCGCAATGGCAACTTCATTGTGAAGCCGACAGCGATCGAGAAACTGTTTCCGCCGACAAAGGGGCGGGGGTTGATGGTGGTCAACCACCTCATGACCAGCTACGCAATTTCGCTGAATGCGATCGCCTCTCGAACCTCATGCCCGGCGCGCGGGCTTGACTTTTACTTGACCGCCAACCCCGAAAAGGTGAAGGCCGGGTCGGTGAAGATGGAGGCAATCCACACGGCGCAGTCGTAG